Within Deltaproteobacteria bacterium, the genomic segment GCTGGAAGATCCGGGAAAGCAAAGAACTGGGTTATTCTTAGGGAGAATCTTAGTGTTGCCCATAGCGGTTTTGTGCCAAGCAGGATGGCGTTTGTTACTTTTAGGGCTGATACTGATACCCCTGTTCCTCACCGGATGTTATCGGCAGGTAGTTTTTGCACCGCCTAAGCCGTCCAAGCCCAAGGCCGCAGCCCCAGCGGTTAAAAAACCCACCTATCCCCTATATTATGTGGCGGTTTCGCGTTTAAACCTTCGAGCCTGCCCTGGCATGGATTGCCCCCGCATCAGCCTCCTGGGGCGCAATCAAGCTCTGGAAAAATTAGGGGAAACCGAAGACTGGTATCAGGTCCGTATCCCACAAAGCGGCACCATTGGCTGGGTATCATCCCGTTATCTATCCGTGTCCCCGGTGCCTGAGCCGCTGCCGAAAAAGGTTGTTACCCCTACCCCCACGCCTGAGCCCCCAGCAGTCATTAAGCCCGAACAAAAACCGGCAGAGGTGATCCCCAGAGTAAAAAAACCGGAGACCCCAGAGGAACGGGAAGAAACCACCCCTCAGGTAAAAAAACCTGAAGCCCCGACTGAAAAGCTTGCCAATGAGCCGCCCATAGCTGCTTCGAAACCATCAACTCCGGCTGCAACAACAACCCCGGAGGCCCCAGAGGAGCCGACTGAGGCTCCGAGCTCGCCTGCCCCTGAACCAGGTCCCAAACGGATCCGGATAATGTAACGATTTTTACCGCATTTCTAAAAAAATGATTTTGTCTTGAGCTCTAGTATTTGATTGCGGAAATCAGCGATAGTCAAATCCCCCTCACCCTGACCCTCTCCCCAAAGGTGATAGAGGAAAAGATGATATATTTAATTAAAATATGTATAACGCTAACTTCCGAAACC encodes:
- a CDS encoding SH3 domain-containing protein, translating into MLPIAVLCQAGWRLLLLGLILIPLFLTGCYRQVVFAPPKPSKPKAAAPAVKKPTYPLYYVAVSRLNLRACPGMDCPRISLLGRNQALEKLGETEDWYQVRIPQSGTIGWVSSRYLSVSPVPEPLPKKVVTPTPTPEPPAVIKPEQKPAEVIPRVKKPETPEEREETTPQVKKPEAPTEKLANEPPIAASKPSTPAATTTPEAPEEPTEAPSSPAPEPGPKRIRIM